The genomic DNA TCCCGGCGCGCGCCCCCAGGGCCTGCACCTCCGCGTAGGAGAGGGTCGCGTGCGCCACCGGCAGGCCGTCGCGGACGGCACTCGCGGTGGCCACGGCCGCCGCCAGGGCATCGCGGTAGAGCAGGGAGCCGAGGCTGACCCTGCGCACGCCCAGCGCGGCCAGTTCGGCGAGGGTGGGTCCGGTCGGTGCGTACAGGATGTTCAGCGGGACGTTGAGGGTCGCCGTCAGGGCGGCGATCCCGTCCGGTTCCGACAGCCCAGGCACGAACACCCCGTCCGCACCGGCCTGTTCGTACACAGCGAGACGCGTCCCGGTCTCGTCCGTCCGGCAGCCGAGCCAGTGGGTGTCGGTGCGGGCGTTCACGAACAGCGCGGGCACGGCGCCCCTGACCGCGGCGATCTTCGCGGCATGCAGTTCCACGGGGGCGAGGGTGCCGTCCGGACGCCCGTCTTCGAGGTTGATCCCGGCGGCGCCCGCGTCGTACAGGCTGCGGGCCAGCTCGGCCACTTCCTCCGGGTCGTCGCTGAAACCCCCCTCGACGTCGACGGTGAACAGGAAGGAGCCCCGTCCGAGCCGGCGGGCCAGCGCCAGGGTCTCCGCGACAGTCGCCGCCGCCCCGTCCGGCAGCCCCGCCGCCGCGGCCACGCCGAGACTCGTGGTGCCGATCGCCTCGAAGCCCCGCGCCGCCAGCACGGCCGCGGAGGCGTGGTCCCACGCATTGGGCAGCAGCAGCGGGGCTGCCCGATCGTGGAGACGGGCGAAGGCGGTCCGCGGCCGCTGGAGCAGGCCGTCGGCCAGGGCAAGGGCGTGCGCCCGGCCGGGGCAGACCCGCGGCGGCGCACCGAAGGCGAGGGGCACGGGGTGCGCACGGTTGGCGGTCGCCAGGTCCAGGAGCACCACGTCGCCCTCGGCGATCTCCCGGCCGGCGACCCGGGTGGCGCGGGCGGCGACCCGGCGCATGGCCGCGACCGGCGGCACCTCCCGGAGCAGCCGGGCCAGCGGAACGTCGCCGCCGGCCGCGGCCTCCACCAGCGCAGCCGTCGCGGCGCATGCCTGCACCAGCAGCCCGATGCGGTTGGCGGCGGCCTCCAGAGCGGCTTCGTCCGCCGGCGGCAGCGCCATCTGCGCCACCAGCCACTCCACCGCCTCGTCCGCGTCCGCGTCGCCGCCTCCGAAGTAGGCCCCGGCCACTACGGTCACCGCCTCCGCGACCGCCCCGGGCTCCGGCATCCCCAGCGCCTCGGCGAGGGTACGCACCACCCGTACCCGGACCTCCCCCTCGGGCCCTGCCGGAACCGCCCGCCGCAGCGCGGCGGGCTCCAGTCGGGCCAGCTCGGCCTCCACCAGGGCCCGCCGCCGCCGGTGCGCCTCACCGGAGCTGAAGCGCGCCACGGTGCCGCGCAACCACGCCATGCCGGCTCCCGCCCGACCGCCGGCCGCGGCCGGCAGCTCGGGGACGAGCGCCGGATCGGCGAGCGCCGCCGCAATGTCGGCGTAGCGGTCGAACTCATGCGTCGTATGCGTCATGGCCCCGACGCTAGGTCCGGAACGGTTCGGCGATCCCCGAACCATCCCTGCGCCATCATGGCCTCATGCCTCCACTCGCCGAGACCGCAGGACTCCTCGCCGACCGCACCCGGGCCGCCTTCTGCCAGGCGCTGCTCGACGGCCGCGCCTGGACGGCGGGCGAACTCGCCCGGCACGCGGGGGTGCGGCCCTCGACCGCCAGTGCGCAGCTCTCGCGGCTCATCGCGGGCGGGCTGCTGGCCGAGGAACGCCAGGGCCGGCACCGCTACGTCCGGCTGGCCGGCCCGGAGGCGGCCGCCCTGATCGAAGCCGTCGCCCCGTACGCCCCGGACACCCCGCACCCGCGGAGCCTGCGCGAGTCGGTGCGGCTCAGCGCCGAGGGACGGGCCCGCACCTGCTACGACCATCTGGCGGGGCAACTGGGCGTGGCCCTGGCCGACGCCATGATCGCCCGGGGCCTGGTCGCCACCGACTCGGGGGTCGCGGTCACCGCGGACGGCCGGTCCTGGCTGGCAGACACCCTCGGCTACGAGCGGCCGCCGGGCTCCCGGCGGGCGCTCGTACGGGCGTGCCTGGACTGGACGGAGCGCCGGCCCCATCTCGCCGGAGCGCTGGGCGCGGCTCTGTGCGCCACCGCGCTGGATCAGGGGTGGGTGCGGCGGGTCGGGTCCGGGCGCGCGGTGAAGGTGACGCCGCGGGGGGCCGAGGCGTTCAGGAAACATCTGGGCGCCGAGGTATAGCCGGCAGCACGCCGGCTGCTCACGCCACAGCTCCTCAATCCTCGGCCGCCACCGACGGCAGATACCGCGGCGCCCGCCACGCGTCCAGCCGCCCCTCCACCGCCGCACCCAGCGTCAGCAGCTCGCCGTCCTGCCGGTCGCCGGCCATCAGCAGCAGCCCGACGGGCAGTTCGCCGACGAACCCGGCCGGCACCGACAGCGACGGATACCCCGACACCGCGGCCGGCGTGGACGACGGGATCACGTCGTCGTCGCCGCGCGCGCAGTCCGTGGTCCAGGCGGGCGGGTTGGTGGGCGCGGCGATGGCGTCGAGGCGGCCGGCGGCCATGGTCTCGTCGATGGAGCGCTTCGAGAGGTCGTTCAGCTCGGCGCGCATCGCCCGGTACGCCGGGTCGGTGGGCGGCGGCGCGGCGAGCGCCTCCTCGAACAGCTCCTGGCCGGCGAAGCAGGTCTGCTCCTCCGGGTGCGTACGGTTGAACTCGATCAGCCCGGCGAGGTCCGGCGGGCCCTCGCGGGTGGCGAGATAGGCGCCGATGTCCCGGTGGAACTCGGTCAGCAGCGCCGGGAACTCCAGCTCCCCGAGCCGGTCCTGATACGGCGGCGTCACCTCCACGACCTCCGCGCCCGCGCGCCGCAGCTCCCCGGCGGTCCTGGTCATCAGCGCGTCCACCCCGGGGCCGAGCGCGGGCAGCCGCCACAGGCCGATGCGCTTGCCGCGCAGGGCGCCGGGGCGGGTGAGGGCCGCGTACGACGGGAGGGAGGCCCGTACCGACTCGTCCTCGGCGAGGGCCGCGAGGGTGAGCGCGGTGTCGGTGACGTTGCGGGCCATGGGCCCCGCGGTGTCCTGCTCGGCGGAGATGGGGACCACGCCGTCCCGGCTGACGACGCCGAGGCTCGGCTTGTGCCCGACCACGCCGGTCATCCCGGCCGGGCAGACGATGGAGCCGTCGGTCTCGGTGCCGATGGCGACCTGGGAGAGGGAGGCGGCCAGGGCGGCGGCGGAGCCGGAGGAGGAGCCGCAGGGGTTGCGGTCGAGGACGTACGGGTTGCGGGTCTGCCCGCCGACGGCCGACCAGCCGGAGGTCGGCTTCGCGGCGCGGAAGTTGGCCCACTCGGAGAGGTTCGCCTTGCCGAGGATCACGGCGCCGGCGTCCCGGAGGCGGGTCACGAGCGCGGCGTCATCGGCGGGCGGCGGTCCTGCGAGGGCGAGGGAGCCGGCGGTCGTGGGCAGGTCGCGGGTGTCGATGTTGTCCTTGAGCAGGACGGGGATGCCGTCGAGGGGCCCGCGGGTCTGGCCGCGGCGGTGCCGCGCGTCGCTGGCGGCGGCCTGGCGGAGGGCGGTGGGGTCGGTGCGGAGAACGGAGTCGAGCTTGGGGTCGACGGCGTCGATGCGGCGGAGGTAGGCGCGGGTGAGGGCGGCGGAGGTGAGGGAGCCGCGGTGCATGCGGCGTTGCAGCTCGGGGATGGTGACGGTGTCGAGGTCGACCCCGAGGGCGGCGGGGGTGCTGGGTGGTGGGGCGGCTTCGGCGGCTTGGGCGGTGGCCGACGGGCCGGGCAGGCCGCCGGGCCCGGCGAGGAGGGTTCCGGCGGCGAGGACGGCGACGAGTGTGGCGGTGCTCCTGTTCCCCATGGCCACAGCGCACTACAGCCCTGGGGGGAGCACAAGGGCGCCTGGCGGTATGGGCGGGGGGTGACGGGGGGCGGGTGCGTGGGTGAGGCGACGGGGGCGATCCCGTACGCGCGGAGGACGCACGGCAACGTTCCCGTAAGGACCGGCTGCGCGTACGCGAGGCGGTGCGCACCAGGGCGGCGCAGGCTCAACGGGCCGCGCGGGCGCGGCGATCCGGCGGCGCCTACGCGGCGGTCCCGTACGGCCCGCAGGACGCGGCCCGCCGGAATCGCCGACTCCGTCGGCTGGGCCTACTCCTTGGCCGCCACCGCCGCGACCGCGTCCAGCACGGAGGTGTCGCCCTCGACGAGTTCCAGTGTCAGGCCCACCGTCCGGGGCTCGTCCAGCAGCGCGACCAGCACCGCCGCCACGTCGTCGCGCGGGATCGCCGAACGGCCCGTCTTCGCGGCGAGGTTGACCAGGCCGGTACCGGCGTCGTTGCGCAGCATGCCGGGGCGCAGGATCGTCCAGTCCAGGCCGTCCCGGGCCTGCACGTACTCGTCGGCGGCGGTCTTCGCCCGCAGGTACGCGGAGAACACCGCGTCCCCGCCTGCGGGAGGCTCGCTGCCGGCGCCCATGGACGAGACGACGACGAAGCGCCGCACCCCGGCCGCCACTGCGGCGTCGGCGAAGAGCACGGCGGCACCGCGGTCGACGGTGTCCTTGCGCGCCTCACCGCTGCCGGGTCCCGCACCGGCGGCGAACACCGCGGCGTCGGCGCCTTCGAGGAGCCGGGCGACCTCGTCGGCACCCGCGGACTCCAGGTCGCAGAGGAGGGGTTCGGCACCGGCGGCCCGCAGGTCGTCGGCGTGCTCCGGGCGGCGGATGATCCCCGCGACTTCGTCGCCCCGGGCGGCGAGCAACCGCTCAAGCCGCAGGGCGATCTGGCCGTGTCCTCCAGCGATGACGATGCGCATGGCTCCGACCGTAACGCCTGACCGCCCGAAACGCGCGCCGTGCGGCAGTCGGCGGACCGGTGACCCCCCGTCAACCGTCACCCGTCAGCCGTCACCCGCACTCCCGCCCAAGGGTATGCGCCTCCTCTGACAGCGACGGCCAGCCCGCGGCCGCCCGTCCCCTCCCCACAGCCGTCCCCGCGGCCGCCCGCCCCTCACCTGAAGAGCCGGCCCCTCAGCCCGCCGTACGTCGCAGGCCCTGGCGGGGCAGGTCCAGGTCCGCGGCTCCGGAGTCGCAGTACTCCCGTACCGCGCTCGTACGGGCCACCACCCGCCCGCGATGGATCACGATCCGGCTGTACCCCAGCGACAGGGCACCCGCGACCGAGTCGCCCCGTACCGCCAGCAGCTCCGCCGGAAAGCCCGCCTCCACCCGCACCTCCGGCAGCCCCAGCACCGCGCGCGCCTGCCCGGCCACCGTCGCGTACGCCGCCGCCGGATCGGCCTCGCCCGCCGAGGCGAGGAGGTACGCGGACTGCAGCGGATCCCCGCGCCCCACGGGGTTCGCCGCGTCGCGTACGGCACCGGTCCCCGCCGCGACGCGCACGCCGGCGGCGCGCAGCAGCCGCACGGGGGCGTACGCAAACGGCCGCGCGCCGCGAGCCGGACCGCCGCCGCCCACCCCCCGCACCGCACCGCAGTCCCCCTGCGGCAGACACACCACCGCCACCCCCGCACCCGCCAGCCGCTCGGCCACCCCCGCCGCCGTCTCGTACGGCACCCGCGCCAGCCCGCCGCACGGCCCGACAGCCACCCCGCACCGCAGCTCCCCCGCCACCGCCGCCACCCGGTCGAGCCGTGCGGGATCCGTACCGTCGCAGTGCAGATCGACCGCGCACCCGTGCTCCGCGGCCACCCGCAGCGCCACCTCCGCATAGCCCGCCGGGTCCGGGTCCAGGTCCGGGCAGCCGCCGACCGCCGTCGCGCCCATGGCGACGGCGTCGTGGAGCAGCGCCCGCCCCCCGGCCCCCGCGACACCGGTCAGCACCGGGGCCGCGGCGACCACGGCGACGTCGGCGAGCCCCCGCAGCGCGGCCCTGGCGGCGAGCACGGCGCGGAGGCCGTCGAGCCCGGCGCCGCCGCCGATCCGTACATGTGTGCGCAAGGCGGTGGCGCCGTGCCCGAGTTGGAGGAGCGCGGCCTCGACGGCCCGCCGCTGCACACCGGCACCGCCAGCCCCCGTACCCCCGCCGACCCCCCGGGCACCCGCACCGGCACCAGCACCGGCATCCACACCGATACCGCCCACGCCCCCCACCCCCGTCAACGCCACGTCCAAGTGCGCATGCGCCTCCACCGGCGCCGGCAGCAGCACGTACCCCCCGAGATCCACCCGCGCCCCGCACCCGCCCGCCGGACCCGCCAGGCTCCCCGCCGCCCCCACCGCCAGGATCCGGCCGCCCCCGAGACGTACGTCCACCGTCCGGCCGTCCGCGAGCCGCGCGCCGCACAGCACAGGTGTTCCCTCACTCCCCTGTGCGGACCCGTGCCGGGGCTGCTGCGGGGGATGACTGGTGGGCATGTGACTCCTGCGGGCAGGTCAGGGTAAACATCCACGGTGTGAGCAAAATCGCACAGCCATGATCAGAAGCCATCAGACTGAAGCAATCGGCGCAAACGAGCCTAGGCGGGGCGGACGCGCACGCCGTGGAGGAGGGAAAAGTCGTATCGGCGTGGCAACCGACCGGCCCCACGCACGTGCGCCGCAGGTCCCGCCCACCCGCGGCCCAGCTCCCGCCCACAGGCGCCGCAGGTCCCGCCCACCCGCGGCGCGGGTCCGCCCACAGGCGGTGATCGGCGCGTTCGAGCGGGCGCGATCAAGGGAGGGTTACTGATTTCACCTTCGGCCGCTCAGCGTGTAGTGTCTTCATCGCTCGCCCCAATAGCTCAGTCGGCAGAGCGTCTCCATGGTAAGGAGAAGGTCAACGGTTCGATTCCGTTTTGGGGCTCTGATGCGGTTCGCACCTCGCTATCCTGGGAGGCGCAGAGCATCGCAGCGGTGTAGCTCAGTCGGTAGAGCAAGCGGCTCATAATCGCTGTGTCACCGGTTCAAGTCCGGTCACCGCTACTCACCTCAAGTAGCCGATTGCAGGCTCGGACCTTCGATCGGCTACTCTTTCTGCGTTGAAGAAGTTGTCCGTTCGTCAAGGAGCACTCACGTGGCTGCCACAGACGTCCGCCCGAAGATCACGCTGGCCTGCGTGGAGTGCAAGGAGCGGAACTACATCACCAAGAAGAACCGGCGCAACGACCCGGACCGTCTTGAGATGAAGAAGCACTGTCCTCGCTGCAACGCCCACACGGCGCACCGCGAGACTCGCTGAACGCAGGCCATCGAACCCCTCGTCCCACCCGGGACGAGGGGTTCGCCGCGCTTCACTCCACACCCGGCGCCCGTCTCCCCACCCCCGCCCGCGCGACAGGAGGGTTCATGCCGCTCGATCAGTCCTTCGTGGGCCGGAGTTATCCGCCCACCGCCCCCTACGAGGTGGGCCGGGAGAAGATCCGCGAGTTCGCGGAGGCGGTCGGCGACGCGAACCCCGTGTACACCGACCCGGACGCGGCGAAGGCCCTGGGCCACCCCGACGTGATCGCGCCGCCGACGTTCGTGTTCGCGATCGCGTTCCGGGCGGCGGGACAGGTGATCGAGGACCCGCAGTTGGGGCTGGACTACAGCCGCGTGGTGCACGGTGACCAGAAGTTCGCGTACAGCCGTCCGGTACGGGCCGGGGACCGGCTCTCCGTGACGTCGACGATCGAGTCGATCAGGTCGATGGCCGGGAACGACATCATGGACGTGCGCGGCGAGGTCCGCGACGAGGCGGGCGAGCACGTGGTGACGACGATCATCAAGCTGGTGGCCCGCGCCGCCGAGGAGGGCTGAGGGCCGATGGTGGCGAAGGTGGCGTACGACGCCGTCGAGGCCGGTACGGAGCTGCCGGCGCAGTCGTTCCCGGTGACCCGCGAGACGCTGGTGCGCTACGCGGGCGCGTCCGGGGACTTCAACCCGATCCACTGGAACGAGCGGTTCGCCAAGGAGGTCGGGCTGCCGGACGTGATCGCGCACGGCATGTTCACGATGGCCGAGGCGATCCGGGTGGTCACGGACTGGGTGGGCGACCCGGGCGCGGTGGTGGACTACGGCGTGCGGTTCACCAAGCCCGTGGTGGTGCCGGACGACGGCGTGGGCGCGGTGATCGAGGTGTCGGGCAAGGTCGCGCAGAAGCTGGACGACGAGGCGCGTACGGTCCGGGTGGATCTGACGGCGACGAGCGCCGGGCAGAAGGTGCTGGGGATGTCGCGGGCCGTGGTCAGGCTGGCGTAGCGGACCCGGGGCGGGGCCCGTACGGGAGTGCGTGAGCCCTGAGGTTGACAAGTTAGTGAGTAACCAATAACTTACTTCCCATGGCAAGGATGAGCGCAGAGGAGCGACGCGAGAGCGTCATCCGCGCGGCGATCACGGAGTTCGGCCGGGGCGGCTACCACGGCACGTCCACCGAGTCGATCGCCAAGCGGGTCGGCGTCTCGCAGCCGTACCTCTTCCGCCTCTTCCCCAACAAGCGCGCCATCTTCCTCGCCGCCTCCCTGCGCTGCATCGAGGAGACCGCGGCCGTCCTCCGCGCCGCCGCCGAGGAGGCGCCGGCGGGCACCGAGGAGAAGGCGATGGCCGTGGCGTACCAGCGGCTGATCGAGGACCGCGACCGCCTGATGATGCAGATGCAGATGTACGTCGCGGTGGCCACGGCGGAGTCGGCGGGCGACCACGAGTTCGGCGAGCCGATCCGGGCCGCCTGGTCCGACCAGCTCTACGACTTCGCCCTGCTGACGTTCGGCGGGGACGCCGACACGGCAGCCAGATTCCTCGCGTACGGGATGCTGATCAACACCTTCGTCGCCCTCGGCTACGCGCCGCGGGAACGGGTGTGGGACGGCTTCTGGCCGGACGCCCTGCCGCGCACCTAGCGCACCCAGCCCCACCACACCCGGCCCGTCCGCCGCACACGCATGCCCGCGAAAGTTA from Streptomyces sp. CMB-StM0423 includes the following:
- a CDS encoding isocitrate lyase/PEP mutase family protein; translation: MTHTTHEFDRYADIAAALADPALVPELPAAAGGRAGAGMAWLRGTVARFSSGEAHRRRRALVEAELARLEPAALRRAVPAGPEGEVRVRVVRTLAEALGMPEPGAVAEAVTVVAGAYFGGGDADADEAVEWLVAQMALPPADEAALEAAANRIGLLVQACAATAALVEAAAGGDVPLARLLREVPPVAAMRRVAARATRVAGREIAEGDVVLLDLATANRAHPVPLAFGAPPRVCPGRAHALALADGLLQRPRTAFARLHDRAAPLLLPNAWDHASAAVLAARGFEAIGTTSLGVAAAAGLPDGAAATVAETLALARRLGRGSFLFTVDVEGGFSDDPEEVAELARSLYDAGAAGINLEDGRPDGTLAPVELHAAKIAAVRGAVPALFVNARTDTHWLGCRTDETGTRLAVYEQAGADGVFVPGLSEPDGIAALTATLNVPLNILYAPTGPTLAELAALGVRRVSLGSLLYRDALAAAVATASAVRDGLPVAHATLSYAEVQALGARAGTPPSSP
- a CDS encoding ArsR/SmtB family transcription factor gives rise to the protein MPPLAETAGLLADRTRAAFCQALLDGRAWTAGELARHAGVRPSTASAQLSRLIAGGLLAEERQGRHRYVRLAGPEAAALIEAVAPYAPDTPHPRSLRESVRLSAEGRARTCYDHLAGQLGVALADAMIARGLVATDSGVAVTADGRSWLADTLGYERPPGSRRALVRACLDWTERRPHLAGALGAALCATALDQGWVRRVGSGRAVKVTPRGAEAFRKHLGAEV
- a CDS encoding amidase family protein; translation: MGNRSTATLVAVLAAGTLLAGPGGLPGPSATAQAAEAAPPPSTPAALGVDLDTVTIPELQRRMHRGSLTSAALTRAYLRRIDAVDPKLDSVLRTDPTALRQAAASDARHRRGQTRGPLDGIPVLLKDNIDTRDLPTTAGSLALAGPPPADDAALVTRLRDAGAVILGKANLSEWANFRAAKPTSGWSAVGGQTRNPYVLDRNPCGSSSGSAAALAASLSQVAIGTETDGSIVCPAGMTGVVGHKPSLGVVSRDGVVPISAEQDTAGPMARNVTDTALTLAALAEDESVRASLPSYAALTRPGALRGKRIGLWRLPALGPGVDALMTRTAGELRRAGAEVVEVTPPYQDRLGELEFPALLTEFHRDIGAYLATREGPPDLAGLIEFNRTHPEEQTCFAGQELFEEALAAPPPTDPAYRAMRAELNDLSKRSIDETMAAGRLDAIAAPTNPPAWTTDCARGDDDVIPSSTPAAVSGYPSLSVPAGFVGELPVGLLLMAGDRQDGELLTLGAAVEGRLDAWRAPRYLPSVAAED
- a CDS encoding SDR family oxidoreductase; its protein translation is MRIVIAGGHGQIALRLERLLAARGDEVAGIIRRPEHADDLRAAGAEPLLCDLESAGADEVARLLEGADAAVFAAGAGPGSGEARKDTVDRGAAVLFADAAVAAGVRRFVVVSSMGAGSEPPAGGDAVFSAYLRAKTAADEYVQARDGLDWTILRPGMLRNDAGTGLVNLAAKTGRSAIPRDDVAAVLVALLDEPRTVGLTLELVEGDTSVLDAVAAVAAKE
- a CDS encoding hydrolase, translating into MPTSHPPQQPRHGSAQGSEGTPVLCGARLADGRTVDVRLGGGRILAVGAAGSLAGPAGGCGARVDLGGYVLLPAPVEAHAHLDVALTGVGGVGGIGVDAGAGAGAGARGVGGGTGAGGAGVQRRAVEAALLQLGHGATALRTHVRIGGGAGLDGLRAVLAARAALRGLADVAVVAAAPVLTGVAGAGGRALLHDAVAMGATAVGGCPDLDPDPAGYAEVALRVAAEHGCAVDLHCDGTDPARLDRVAAVAGELRCGVAVGPCGGLARVPYETAAGVAERLAGAGVAVVCLPQGDCGAVRGVGGGGPARGARPFAYAPVRLLRAAGVRVAAGTGAVRDAANPVGRGDPLQSAYLLASAGEADPAAAYATVAGQARAVLGLPEVRVEAGFPAELLAVRGDSVAGALSLGYSRIVIHRGRVVARTSAVREYCDSGAADLDLPRQGLRRTAG
- the rpmG gene encoding 50S ribosomal protein L33, translating into MAATDVRPKITLACVECKERNYITKKNRRNDPDRLEMKKHCPRCNAHTAHRETR
- a CDS encoding MaoC family dehydratase N-terminal domain-containing protein is translated as MPLDQSFVGRSYPPTAPYEVGREKIREFAEAVGDANPVYTDPDAAKALGHPDVIAPPTFVFAIAFRAAGQVIEDPQLGLDYSRVVHGDQKFAYSRPVRAGDRLSVTSTIESIRSMAGNDIMDVRGEVRDEAGEHVVTTIIKLVARAAEEG
- a CDS encoding MaoC family dehydratase — encoded protein: MVAKVAYDAVEAGTELPAQSFPVTRETLVRYAGASGDFNPIHWNERFAKEVGLPDVIAHGMFTMAEAIRVVTDWVGDPGAVVDYGVRFTKPVVVPDDGVGAVIEVSGKVAQKLDDEARTVRVDLTATSAGQKVLGMSRAVVRLA
- a CDS encoding TetR/AcrR family transcriptional regulator; this encodes MSAEERRESVIRAAITEFGRGGYHGTSTESIAKRVGVSQPYLFRLFPNKRAIFLAASLRCIEETAAVLRAAAEEAPAGTEEKAMAVAYQRLIEDRDRLMMQMQMYVAVATAESAGDHEFGEPIRAAWSDQLYDFALLTFGGDADTAARFLAYGMLINTFVALGYAPRERVWDGFWPDALPRT